CGCCCCCGGGCGCCGCCGGACGCGCCCGCCGAACCGACCGCCGTCGCTGCCTTACTGCCTGCCATCGCCTGCCACCCACCGCTCTGCCGACTGCTTGCTTGCTCCCGAAATCCTATGGCCCGGCACCGACAGATCGGGCCGCCCCGGACACGTGCCGCGATCCCCGCAACGAGTGGGGCGGCGGGGCGTCGTACGATCGCACCGGATCACGCACGACGACGGCGTCAGGAGCAGCATGTCCGACTTGTCCGAGCAGACCGGCCCCACCCCCGAGCACGGCCCCGAGCTGAAGGTCCCGCAGGACGTGCTGGACCACTTCGCCAAGCTGGGCGTGAACCCGGAGACCTTCTCCGGCGGCCACCTCGGCGAGCGGCTGGGCATCCGGGTCGTCGAGGCCTCTCCGGAGCGCGTGGTCGGCACCATGCCGGTCGAGGGCAACCAGCAGCCCTACGGACTGCTCCACGGCGGCGCGTCCGCCGCGCTCGCGGAGACGATCGGCTCGGTCGGCGCGATGCTGCACGCGGGGCCGGGCCGCTACGCGGTCGGCGTGGACCTGAACGCGACGCACCACCGCTCGGCGACCTCCGGCCTGGTCACCGGGGTGGCCACGGCGGTGTTCCGCGGCCGCACGGCGGCGACCTACGAGATCGCCATCACGGACGACCAGGGCCGCCGGATCACCAGCTGCCGGCTGACCTGCATGCTGCGCGACCTCTGACCCGACCGCGCGCGTTTGGCCCGGCCCCCGGCCGGGCAACAAGCGACCGTCCACGGGAGTCCCGGCGGGCGGAGGGGGCACGGGGCGATGTCGCGAAGCGACCGAAGACGGGCCGGGGACGAACGTCCGGCGGAGTACGCGCACACCGGCGCGATCAGTGAGCCCGAGCTGGTCTGGGGCGACCAGGCGAGCGCCCCGGTGACCCAGCTGAGCGTCTCGGGGGGCAGCCGGCTGGAGCGCCGCGTGGGCTCGTGGTGGAGCGGGCTGAGCCGGCCGCGCCGCGCCGCCGCCCTGCTCGCACCGCCCGTGCTGCTCGCGGTGACGCTCTATCTGCTGGCCCCTCAGCCCGGCGCGCCCCAGGCGACCCCCTGGCCGGCCCTCTACGCCTCGGTTGTCTACCAGGGCAGCGTCACCCGGGCGGTGGCGATCCCGCGCGGCACCGTCTTCGTCGTCGGCGTCACCAACCGCGACACGGCCACCATGACGATCGGTCAGATCACGCAGCCCTACCGGGGCCTGACGTTCCACCCGGAGCCCCCGCTGCCGATCCCGGTGCAACAGGGACAGACCGTCTTCATCCAACTCTTCGCGGTCGTACAGGACTGCTCGAAGATTCCCGGAAACGACGCGATGCCCTTCATCGACGTCACCTTCAGTAACATCCGCGCAATCCAGACGGAAAGCGAAATACTCGGCGACCGATATACCGCCGACCTGCACCAGGCCATGACCGCCGCCTGCCGTCGAACCTGAAGTCTCAAATCTTCCTCAGCTCATAACAACCGCATCACATACCGACGCAACCGCTCCCGAAGGCGCACAGTGGAGCCCTAAAGTCACCGCCAGTCACCGCGCCATCGGTACGACAGGTCGGGGCCTGCGCGCGGTTCGACCCTCGCAACAGAGGAAGGACTCACGTGCGCAACCGTTCCCTGCTCGTGCTGACCGCCATCGCGGCCACCACCACGCTCACCCTCACCGCTTGTGGTTCCCGCGCCAGCAGCACCGGAGGCGGCGGCAGCAGCAGCACCGTCACCATCGGTGTCGACGCTCCGCTGACCGGTTCGCTCTCCGCGCTGGGCCTCGGTATCCAGAACTCGGTCGACCTGGCGATCAAGAACGCCAACAAGACCAACGAGGTCCCCGGCATCACCTTCAAGATCGAGGCGCTGGACGACAAGAAGTCGCCGCAGCAGGGTCAGCAGAACGCGACCACCCTCGTCGCCGACTCCAGCGTGGTCGGCGTGGTCGGCCCGCTGAACTCCAGTGTCGCCGGCTCGATGCAGAAGGTGTTCAACGACGCCAACCTCGTCGAGGTCTCGCCCGCCAACACCGGCGTGCCGCTCACCCAGGGCCCGGACTGGGCCAAGGGCGTCAAGGTCCGTCCGTTCAAGTCCTACTTCCGCACCGCCACCACGGACGCCATCCAGGGTCCGTTCGCGGCCACGTACGCGTACAACGACCTGGGCAAGAAGAAGGTCTACCTGGTCGACAACCAGCTCGCCTACGGCGTGGGCCTGGTCGGCACCTTCAAGGACGAGTTCACCAAGCTCGGCGGCACCGTCGTGGGCCAGGACCACGTCGTGGACGGCGCCAGCGACTACTCCGCCACCGTGGCGAAGATCAAGGCGTCCGGCGCCGACTTCGTCTACTTCGGCGGCGAGTACCCGGACTCCGGCCCGCTCACCAAGCAGCTCAAGGACGCCGGCGTCAACATCCCGCTCGAGGGCGGCGACGGCATGTTCGACCCGAAGTACATCGACCTGGCCCAGGGCAAGGCCGAGGGCGACCTCGCCACCTCCGTCGGCGCGCCGGTCGAGAGCCTGGACTCCGCCAAGAAGTTCATCTCGGACTACAACGCGGCCGGCTACAAGGACCCGTACGCGGCCTACGGCGGCTACTCCTACGACAGCGCCTGGGCGATCATCGAGGCCGTCAAGGCCGTGGTCAACGCCAACAACGGCAAGCTGCCCAGCAACCCGCGCGCCGCGATCGAGGCCGCCATGGCCAACGTCAACTTCCAGGGCGTGACCGGCACGGTCTCCTTCGACCAGTACGGCGACGCGACCAACAAGCAGCTGACGGTCTACGGCGTCAAGGGCGGCAAGTGGGTCGCCATCAAGAGCGGCTCCTTCACCGGCTGACGCTCCCGCACCAACCCCGCCGCGCGGGGGCGCGCAACCGCAGCGCCCCCGCGCGGTTCCATACCCGCCACCCTTGCGGGCCCAAGCTTTCCCAGCGAACACTCGAACTCTCGGAGGCCGGCGGTGCACGAACTGCCGCAAAACCTGGCCAACGGCCTACTCCTCGGTGCGACCTACGGACTGATCGCCGTCGGCTACACGATGGTGTACGGCATCGTCCAGCTCATCAACTTCGCCCACGGCGAGATCTTCATGACCGGCGCCTTCGGCGCGCTGACCGTGTGGACCAACCTCGGCAGCGGCGTGTCCCTGTGGGTCGCGCTGCCACTCATGCTCCTCGGCGGCATCATCTGTTCGACGGTCATCGCCGTCCTCGCCGAGCGCTTCGCCTACCGGCCTCTGCGCAACGCACCGCGACTCGCACCGCTGATCACCGCGATCGGCCTCTCCATCGTGCTGCAGCAACTGGTGTGGGCCTACTACCCGGGCGCCACGTCCGCGCTGATCTTCCCCTCGCTGCCCGGCAAGGCCGTGCAGCTCGGCTCGGTGCTGATCCAGCCCGCCGACTTCTTCGTGGTCGCCGCCGCCCTGGTCTCCATGCTCTTCCTGGCCTGGTTCGTCAACCGCACCAGGACCGGCCGCGCCATGCAGGCCACCGCGCAGGACCCGGACACCGCCAGGCTGATGGGCATCGACACCGACCGGGTGATCGTCATCGCCTTCGCCCTCGGCGCGACCTTCGCCGCCGTCGCCGGCGTCGCGCACGGCCTCCGCTACGGCCAGATCGACCCGTTCATCGGCTTCCTCAACGGCCTCTACGCCTTCACCGCCGCGGTCGTCGGCGGCATCGGCAACATCTACGGCGCGATGCTCGGCGGCATCGTGATCGGCATGGTCCAGTCGCTGGCCGGCATCTACGTCAAGGACATCCCCGGCATGGGCCAGTTCAGCAGCGGCACCTGGGCCGGTGTGTGGACCTTCGTCGTACTCATCCTCGTGCTCATGTTCAGGCCACAAGGCCTGCTGGGCGAACGCGTCGCGGACAGGGCGTGACATCATGACCGATCTTCCGCTCACCGCCGAGGCCACCTACGGCCTGACGAAGGACACCGCGCGGCCGCTGCTCCCGCTGCCCGCCACCGCGGCCCGCGCGCTCACCGCCGTGGGCGGTCTGCTGACCGCCGGCTCCGCGTTCCTCGCCTGGACCTACAGCTCCGACTTCCCTGACAACCTCACGGTCAACGGCTACCCGGCCGGGCTCCAGTGGGTCACCCTCGCCGCCGGACTGCTGACGACGCTCTTCGCGATCGCCGCCTTCCGCCCGTCCGGGATGCGCTGGCTCTCCCCCTCCGGAGACGCCGACGCGGCCGGGTTCATCCTCGCGATCGGCGCGTTCTGCACCACCTGGTACACCCTGCTGACCATCAGCTTCGAGCTCGGCGGCCTGGCCAACCTCACGACCGGCGGTCTGATCGCCGGCGGGGCGGCGCTGGTGACCCTGGTCGGCGGCCTCGCCCTGCCGCGCGGCACGGCCGGCGACAGCTCGGTCACCGGTCAGCTGGCCCTGAAGGTGGTCGGGGCCGCGGCCGGCCTCGGCGTCCTCGGCGTGATCTCGATCCCGGTCGGCACCGGCCTTGACGGACTGTGCTGGATCGTCGCCGGTCTCGTCCTGCTGGCGCTGGTGCTCATGATCGTCGCCAACTACGCCGGCCAGGCAGTGACCCCGCGCCCGCTGCGCCGACTCCCCGGCGTGGTCGAGATCCTGCTGATCGTCGCCATCCTGGCGGTGGGCCTCGTCGTCTTCATGTACGGCATCGACACCTCCTCCGGCGAGCTCTTCACCGGCTTCATGATCGCGTTCTGCTTCGCCCTCTGGGGCCTGCGCTACACGGGCCTGCTGACCCGCATGGGCGAGCTCTTCGCCCGCCAGCGGGCGGCACTGGCGATCGGCACCTTCGTCGCCGCCGCCGTCTTCCCGCTCACGCAGACCAGCGACGTCAACGCCACCATCGGCGTCAACCTGCTGATCTTCGGCACCACCGCGCTCGGCCTCAACGTGGTCGTCGGCATGGCCGGTCTGCTGGACCTCGGCTACGTCGCCTTCCTCGGCGTCGGCGCCTACACCGCGGCCCTGGTCTCCGGCGCCGCCACCTCCGCGCTCCACGTCACCTTCCCCTTCTGGGCGGCGGCGCTGACCGGCGCGGCGGTCTCCGGCATCTTCGGCGTCATCCTCGGCGCACCGACCCTGCGGGTGCGCGGCGACTACCTCGCCATCGTCACCCTCGGCTTCGGTGAGATCTTCCGCATCGTCGTCGGCAACCTCGACGGCGTCTCGGGCCCGAACCTCACCGGCGGCCCGAACGGCATCGTCAACATCCCCGACCTCAACATCTTCGGATTCGACTTCGGGGCCTCGCACTCGGTGCTCGGCGTCAGCCTGGGCCGGTTCTCGAACTACTTCGAGCTGATGCTGCTGGTCACCGCGCTGGTGGTGCTGATCTTCAGCCGGGCCAGCGACTCCCGCATCGGCCGCGCCTGGATCGCCATCCGCGAGGACGAGATCGCCGCCTCGGCGATGGGCATCAACGGCTTCCGGTTCAAGCTGCTCGCCTTCGCCCTCGGCGCGACCCTGGCCGGCCTCGCCGGCACCGTCATGGCCCACGTCACCCTGAGCGTGGTGCCCGACCCGTTCCAGTTCGCCGGATCCGTGCCGCCCAACTCGGCCTTCCTGCTCGCCGCCGTCGTCATCGGCGGCATGGGCACCGTGCCGGGGCCGTTCGTCGGCGCGATGCTCTTCTACGTCCTGCAGTCCAAGCTGCAGTTCCTGCAGAGCCACCAGCTGCTCGTCTTCGGCGCCGCGCTGATCCTCTTCATGCGCTTCCGCCCGGAGGGCATCATCGCCAGCAAGCGCCAGCAGCTGGAGTTCCACGAGGCCGAGACCGAGCCCTCCGCCGCCCACCTCAGCACCGCAGGGGCGTGACCGAGATGACCGACACCCTCACCACCCCGGCAGGCACTCCGCTGCTGGAAGCCCAGAGCGTCGTGATGCGCTTCGGCGGCCTCACCGCCGTCGGCGGGGTCGACCTGACCGTCAACACCGGCGAGATCATCGGCCTGATCGGCCCCAACGGGGCCGGCAAGACCACCTTCTTCAACTGCCTCACCGGGCTGTACGTGCCCACCGAGGGCAAGGTGACCTACCGGGACAAGGTGCTTCCGCCGACCCCGCACAAGGTCACCGCGTCCGGCATGGCCCGCACCTTCCAGAACATCCGCCTGTTCCACAACATGACGGTGCTGGAGAACGTCCTGGTCGGCCGGCACACCCGGATGAAGGAGGGCCTGATCTCGGCCCTGCTGCGCGGCCCCGGCTACCACCGGGCCGAGAAGGAGTCCCGCGAGAAGGCCCTGGAACTCCTGGAGTTCGTCGGCCTGGGCGCCAAGCGCGACTGGCTGGCCCGCAACCTCCCCTACGGCGAGCAGCGCAAGCTGGAGATCGCCAGGGCCCTGGCCAGCGACCCCGGCCTGCTGCTGCTGGACGAGCCCACCGCCGGCATGAACCCGCAGGAGACCCGCGCGACCGAGGAGCTGGTCTTCGCGATCCGCGACCGCGGCGTCGCGGTCCTGGTCATCGAGCACGACATGCGCTTCATCTTCAACCTCTGCGACCGGGTGGCCGTGCTGGTCCAGGGTCAGAAGCTGGTCGAGGGCGACGCGCAGACCGTGCAGAGCGACGAGCGGGTCATCGCCGCCTACCTCGGCACGCCCTACGAGGGCGACGGCACCACCGGCACCACCACCAGCACCGAGGAGTCCCAGTGACCGCGCTGCTCGAGGTCAAGGACCTCCGCGTCGCCTACGGCAAGATCGAGGCCGTCAAGGGCATCTCCTTCTCGATCGAGGCCGGCCAGGTCGTCTCGCTGATCGGAACCAACGGCGCCGGCAAGAGCACGACGCTGCGCACGATCTCGGGTCTGCTCAAGCCGGTCTCCGGCGAGATCCACTTCGACGGGCAGCGGATCGACGGCATGGCCGCCAACAAGATCGTCGGCCTTGGCCTGGCCCACTCCCCCGAGGGCCGGCGGATCTTCGCCCGCATGACCATCGAGGAGAACCTGCTGCTCGGCGCCTTCCTCCGGAAGGACCAGGCCGGCATCGACGCGGACGTGGAGCAGGCGTACGCCCGCTTCCCGATCCTCGGAGAGCGCCGCAAGCAGGCGGCCGGCACGCTCT
This genomic interval from Streptacidiphilus rugosus AM-16 contains the following:
- a CDS encoding PaaI family thioesterase, translated to MSDLSEQTGPTPEHGPELKVPQDVLDHFAKLGVNPETFSGGHLGERLGIRVVEASPERVVGTMPVEGNQQPYGLLHGGASAALAETIGSVGAMLHAGPGRYAVGVDLNATHHRSATSGLVTGVATAVFRGRTAATYEIAITDDQGRRITSCRLTCMLRDL
- a CDS encoding branched-chain amino acid ABC transporter permease, with translation MTDLPLTAEATYGLTKDTARPLLPLPATAARALTAVGGLLTAGSAFLAWTYSSDFPDNLTVNGYPAGLQWVTLAAGLLTTLFAIAAFRPSGMRWLSPSGDADAAGFILAIGAFCTTWYTLLTISFELGGLANLTTGGLIAGGAALVTLVGGLALPRGTAGDSSVTGQLALKVVGAAAGLGVLGVISIPVGTGLDGLCWIVAGLVLLALVLMIVANYAGQAVTPRPLRRLPGVVEILLIVAILAVGLVVFMYGIDTSSGELFTGFMIAFCFALWGLRYTGLLTRMGELFARQRAALAIGTFVAAAVFPLTQTSDVNATIGVNLLIFGTTALGLNVVVGMAGLLDLGYVAFLGVGAYTAALVSGAATSALHVTFPFWAAALTGAAVSGIFGVILGAPTLRVRGDYLAIVTLGFGEIFRIVVGNLDGVSGPNLTGGPNGIVNIPDLNIFGFDFGASHSVLGVSLGRFSNYFELMLLVTALVVLIFSRASDSRIGRAWIAIREDEIAASAMGINGFRFKLLAFALGATLAGLAGTVMAHVTLSVVPDPFQFAGSVPPNSAFLLAAVVIGGMGTVPGPFVGAMLFYVLQSKLQFLQSHQLLVFGAALILFMRFRPEGIIASKRQQLEFHEAETEPSAAHLSTAGA
- a CDS encoding ABC transporter ATP-binding protein, translated to MTDTLTTPAGTPLLEAQSVVMRFGGLTAVGGVDLTVNTGEIIGLIGPNGAGKTTFFNCLTGLYVPTEGKVTYRDKVLPPTPHKVTASGMARTFQNIRLFHNMTVLENVLVGRHTRMKEGLISALLRGPGYHRAEKESREKALELLEFVGLGAKRDWLARNLPYGEQRKLEIARALASDPGLLLLDEPTAGMNPQETRATEELVFAIRDRGVAVLVIEHDMRFIFNLCDRVAVLVQGQKLVEGDAQTVQSDERVIAAYLGTPYEGDGTTGTTTSTEESQ
- a CDS encoding branched-chain amino acid ABC transporter permease; amino-acid sequence: MHELPQNLANGLLLGATYGLIAVGYTMVYGIVQLINFAHGEIFMTGAFGALTVWTNLGSGVSLWVALPLMLLGGIICSTVIAVLAERFAYRPLRNAPRLAPLITAIGLSIVLQQLVWAYYPGATSALIFPSLPGKAVQLGSVLIQPADFFVVAAALVSMLFLAWFVNRTRTGRAMQATAQDPDTARLMGIDTDRVIVIAFALGATFAAVAGVAHGLRYGQIDPFIGFLNGLYAFTAAVVGGIGNIYGAMLGGIVIGMVQSLAGIYVKDIPGMGQFSSGTWAGVWTFVVLILVLMFRPQGLLGERVADRA
- a CDS encoding branched-chain amino acid ABC transporter substrate-binding protein is translated as MRNRSLLVLTAIAATTTLTLTACGSRASSTGGGGSSSTVTIGVDAPLTGSLSALGLGIQNSVDLAIKNANKTNEVPGITFKIEALDDKKSPQQGQQNATTLVADSSVVGVVGPLNSSVAGSMQKVFNDANLVEVSPANTGVPLTQGPDWAKGVKVRPFKSYFRTATTDAIQGPFAATYAYNDLGKKKVYLVDNQLAYGVGLVGTFKDEFTKLGGTVVGQDHVVDGASDYSATVAKIKASGADFVYFGGEYPDSGPLTKQLKDAGVNIPLEGGDGMFDPKYIDLAQGKAEGDLATSVGAPVESLDSAKKFISDYNAAGYKDPYAAYGGYSYDSAWAIIEAVKAVVNANNGKLPSNPRAAIEAAMANVNFQGVTGTVSFDQYGDATNKQLTVYGVKGGKWVAIKSGSFTG
- a CDS encoding ABC transporter ATP-binding protein, whose amino-acid sequence is MTALLEVKDLRVAYGKIEAVKGISFSIEAGQVVSLIGTNGAGKSTTLRTISGLLKPVSGEIHFDGQRIDGMAANKIVGLGLAHSPEGRRIFARMTIEENLLLGAFLRKDQAGIDADVEQAYARFPILGERRKQAAGTLSGGEQQMLAMGRAMMSQPKLLMLDEPSMGLSPIMMQKIMATITELRDQGTTILLVEQNAQAALSLADQGHVMEIGKISLSGTGQDLLTDESVRKAYLGED